From Atribacterota bacterium, one genomic window encodes:
- a CDS encoding biotin/lipoyl-containing protein, with protein MRRFWVRVNGEEYQVEVMEIVEEGERKGFEISNIARVREGKKSGEGLQVTTTIRSPMPGRILAVNVKKGDQVKAGQVAVILEAMKMENEISIEHPGVVTGVYVEENDTVDVGDTLLEVEEWRE; from the coding sequence GTGCGCCGATTCTGGGTTCGGGTCAATGGAGAAGAGTATCAGGTAGAAGTGATGGAAATCGTTGAAGAGGGTGAAAGAAAGGGTTTTGAAATCAGCAACATCGCCAGGGTTCGGGAGGGGAAAAAAAGCGGTGAAGGGTTACAGGTCACCACCACCATCCGTTCACCCATGCCTGGTCGGATTCTGGCGGTGAATGTGAAAAAGGGAGACCAGGTGAAAGCTGGGCAGGTGGCGGTGATTTTGGAAGCCATGAAGATGGAAAACGAAATTTCCATCGAACACCCTGGGGTGGTCACCGGTGTCTATGTGGAAGAGAACGACACGGTGGATGTGGGTGATACGTTGCTGGAGGTGGAAGAGTGGAGGGAATAA
- a CDS encoding polysaccharide pyruvyl transferase family protein, with the protein METPWRSVSRCSSFIGWQSKWDWPSTTFLRAGGSSITHLFFLGYYGFGNWGDELSLLATLRAVEKLRRNGGQFVCQVLYRTTNPLFDFPPGVEVVSRECFPQILKQVKNSQALMVGGGSLLQDTTSFRSLAYYYSLLRFALFWGKPILFYGCGLGPFKRSLSRWMVSGVLRRSFLLLRDEESCTLAYQLGTRPSRVVLGVDPVFLLQDLLPEKKGSAEKVAVFLRPVDREKEENLFRSLKALLAFVPEMEFVAFHHQLDGEFVSRLAKRLGVRSFSFDHLMEVLAYFQNVDMVFSMRFHPLVLSTMLDIPWVAFDVDPKIRALASLFSGENLLSFQGLSPEALIAMYTRRHLLAEKNKVAKALLSTRFGRMEEKLFDFLQLLG; encoded by the coding sequence TTGGAAACGCCATGGCGCTCAGTATCGCGGTGTTCTTCGTTTATTGGGTGGCAATCAAAGTGGGACTGGCCATCTACCACTTTTTTGCGCGCTGGGGGGAGTAGCATTACCCACCTTTTTTTTCTGGGGTACTATGGTTTCGGAAACTGGGGCGACGAGCTGAGTCTCCTTGCCACCCTGCGTGCGGTGGAAAAACTGAGACGAAACGGTGGGCAATTTGTATGCCAGGTCCTCTACCGGACCACAAATCCCTTATTTGATTTTCCTCCAGGAGTGGAGGTGGTTTCTCGGGAGTGCTTTCCCCAGATCCTCAAGCAGGTGAAGAATTCCCAAGCCCTCATGGTGGGGGGAGGAAGCCTTCTCCAGGATACGACCAGCTTCCGTTCGCTTGCTTACTATTATAGCCTCCTCCGTTTTGCCCTTTTTTGGGGAAAACCCATTCTCTTCTATGGATGTGGGCTGGGACCCTTCAAGCGGTCTCTCAGTCGGTGGATGGTTTCCGGGGTGCTGCGCCGCTCGTTCCTCCTTTTGCGGGATGAGGAGAGTTGCACTTTGGCGTATCAACTGGGGACCAGGCCATCCCGGGTAGTGCTGGGGGTGGACCCGGTCTTTTTGCTCCAGGACCTCCTCCCGGAAAAAAAAGGTTCCGCAGAGAAGGTGGCCGTATTCTTGCGCCCGGTGGATAGGGAAAAAGAAGAAAACCTCTTTCGGTCTCTCAAAGCCCTTTTGGCTTTCGTGCCGGAAATGGAGTTCGTGGCCTTTCACCACCAGCTGGATGGGGAGTTTGTGAGCCGTCTTGCGAAACGCCTGGGGGTACGGAGTTTTTCGTTTGACCATCTTATGGAGGTATTGGCCTATTTTCAGAACGTGGATATGGTTTTCAGCATGCGCTTTCATCCTCTGGTGCTTTCCACCATGCTCGACATCCCCTGGGTGGCTTTTGATGTTGACCCCAAAATTCGGGCTCTGGCTTCGCTTTTTTCGGGAGAAAATCTCCTTTCCTTCCAGGGACTTTCCCCGGAAGCGCTCATCGCCATGTACACCAGGCGGCATCTTCTTGCAGAAAAAAATAAAGTAGCGAAGGCGCTTTTGTCCACTCGTTTCGGGAGGATGGAGGAAAAACTCTTCGATTTCCTGCAACTTCTGGGGTGA
- a CDS encoding DUF5693 family protein, with product MEGIMERRVFFLLLACIIALGTGLSLVPSRVSREFASRRVEVVVDWDDIEWLGKTQGIDPLALITKLREMGVETVGVNEYSLRRLKDTGRVIPVAYSGGTLYRYFQVPDPRLRETIIRQLNILGKKAEEPQEGIVGMNVVFEEEDKMGLGWNRELVQFLSDAGFRVVLRPINRYDLSPETMETLLEDPVWERAEGVIFQGDSVLGYGEPASLKRMASFLRERKLFFGYLEFVGQKGETTLSSLIPDLTVRVHSIAPDELKNYTPVAAKERFLRAVKERSVALIYLRAFTEPPSAKSVEKNLTYFQNILQTLRENGFVLGKAVVPQRPFAVPRFMLALFAVSMAVMTLLLWEFFFDFHLVPFLGSLVVLLLGIFLNPIGGMKILGLWAGVVVPTLAVILCVENFRKEKILQGLGLSFLTLFAGAMVVSMGLYHWLFVLRIHQYFGVKVSLALPPLFVLLYLFKARLLGVSVGQFFLDYLKRFELLILGIVAVGTVLYLTRSGNFPLLPAGGLESLMRGGLERMLFMRPRTKEFLIGYPALWLLSVFPLSAFRPAYQILLWLAVTVGFTTFLNSFSHLHTPFLFVLLRFGNAMALSIAVFFVYWVAIKVGLAIYHFFARWGE from the coding sequence GTGGAGGGAATAATGGAACGCAGGGTTTTTTTCCTTCTTTTGGCCTGTATCATCGCCTTGGGAACAGGTCTTTCACTGGTGCCTTCCCGAGTGAGTCGAGAATTTGCTAGCCGCCGGGTGGAAGTGGTGGTGGATTGGGATGACATCGAATGGCTGGGGAAAACCCAGGGGATTGACCCACTGGCTCTGATAACCAAGCTCCGGGAGATGGGTGTGGAAACCGTGGGGGTGAACGAGTACTCTCTAAGGCGTCTCAAGGATACGGGAAGGGTGATACCGGTGGCCTATTCTGGAGGGACACTGTACCGCTACTTTCAGGTCCCTGACCCCAGGCTCAGGGAAACCATTATCCGACAGCTCAACATTTTGGGGAAAAAGGCGGAGGAACCCCAGGAAGGAATCGTGGGAATGAACGTCGTATTCGAAGAGGAAGACAAAATGGGGCTGGGCTGGAACCGGGAACTGGTTCAGTTTTTATCCGATGCCGGATTCCGGGTTGTTTTGCGCCCCATCAACCGTTACGACCTTTCTCCGGAGACGATGGAGACACTCCTCGAGGACCCGGTCTGGGAGAGGGCTGAGGGAGTTATTTTCCAGGGAGATTCGGTTCTGGGATATGGAGAGCCGGCTTCCCTGAAGCGGATGGCTTCATTCTTGCGGGAACGAAAGCTCTTTTTTGGTTACCTTGAATTCGTGGGCCAGAAAGGGGAAACCACGTTGAGTTCCCTCATTCCTGATTTGACGGTGCGGGTGCACAGCATTGCTCCAGATGAATTGAAAAACTATACCCCGGTGGCCGCCAAGGAGCGATTTTTGCGGGCGGTCAAAGAACGCTCGGTGGCACTTATCTATCTGCGAGCCTTTACTGAGCCCCCTTCGGCCAAGAGCGTGGAGAAAAACCTGACCTACTTCCAAAATATTTTGCAAACTCTTCGGGAAAATGGTTTTGTACTGGGGAAGGCGGTGGTACCTCAGCGTCCCTTTGCGGTGCCTCGCTTCATGCTCGCTCTTTTTGCCGTTTCGATGGCGGTGATGACACTTTTGCTCTGGGAGTTTTTCTTCGATTTTCACCTTGTGCCCTTTCTCGGTTCCCTGGTGGTGCTCCTTCTGGGGATTTTTTTAAACCCCATTGGGGGGATGAAAATTTTGGGACTCTGGGCTGGAGTGGTGGTGCCGACGCTTGCGGTTATCCTCTGTGTGGAAAACTTTCGCAAGGAAAAAATCCTTCAGGGTCTTGGTCTCTCTTTTCTGACCCTTTTTGCTGGAGCCATGGTGGTTTCGATGGGGCTCTATCACTGGCTGTTTGTGCTGCGTATCCACCAGTACTTCGGGGTAAAGGTCTCTCTGGCCTTACCGCCGCTTTTTGTACTGCTTTATCTTTTCAAAGCTCGGCTACTGGGGGTGAGTGTTGGGCAGTTTTTCCTGGATTACCTGAAGCGATTTGAGCTTTTGATTCTGGGAATCGTAGCGGTGGGAACGGTGCTTTACCTTACCCGTTCGGGAAATTTTCCCCTTCTTCCCGCGGGGGGTCTGGAGAGCCTGATGCGGGGAGGTTTAGAACGGATGCTCTTCATGCGGCCCAGAACCAAGGAATTCCTGATTGGGTATCCGGCGTTGTGGTTGCTTTCGGTGTTTCCCCTGTCAGCTTTTCGCCCGGCCTACCAGATATTGCTGTGGCTGGCGGTGACGGTGGGGTTCACCACTTTTTTGAATTCCTTCTCGCACCTCCATACCCCGTTTCTCTTTGTGCTCCTGCGCTTTGGAAACGCCATGGCGCTCAGTATCGCGGTGTTCTTCGTTTATTGGGTGGCAATCAAAGTGGGACTGGCCATCTACCACTTTTTTGCGCGCTGGGGGGAGTAG
- a CDS encoding WecB/TagA/CpsF family glycosyltransferase produces the protein MDFLGFSISELEKKAIVDLLSEAVQKGRKMHLVTLNPEMLACQSRNHRFREVLKRAELLIPDGMGIIWGARFLGQTPIRRLPGIELAEALLERGRDEGWRVYLLGGKEGVAEKAAEVLCRRYPGLQIVGVHHGYCADDAQVVRAINQTAATLLLVGMGSPRQELWIDTYRDALIPSLFMGVGGSFDVWSGEKKRAPYFVRRLGFEWLWRVGSEPQRVRRVLPSFFRFGVLLLRERIQR, from the coding sequence ATGGATTTTCTGGGTTTTTCCATTTCGGAGCTTGAAAAAAAGGCCATTGTGGACCTTCTCAGTGAGGCAGTACAAAAAGGACGAAAAATGCACCTTGTAACCCTCAACCCCGAGATGCTGGCCTGTCAGTCCCGGAATCATCGCTTTCGAGAGGTGCTCAAGCGGGCCGAACTCTTGATTCCCGATGGGATGGGGATTATCTGGGGGGCAAGGTTTCTGGGGCAAACCCCTATCAGACGCCTTCCCGGGATAGAGCTGGCTGAGGCTCTGCTGGAGAGAGGCCGCGACGAAGGGTGGCGGGTTTACCTTTTGGGGGGAAAGGAGGGGGTTGCGGAAAAAGCAGCCGAGGTGTTGTGCAGGCGGTATCCGGGGCTTCAAATTGTTGGTGTTCACCATGGCTACTGTGCAGATGATGCTCAGGTGGTCAGAGCCATCAACCAAACTGCGGCGACATTGCTTCTGGTGGGGATGGGGTCTCCACGGCAGGAACTGTGGATTGACACGTACCGAGACGCATTGATTCCTTCCCTTTTTATGGGTGTTGGGGGAAGTTTTGATGTCTGGAGTGGAGAGAAGAAACGAGCACCATATTTTGTCCGGCGGCTGGGCTTCGAATGGCTCTGGCGAGTGGGGAGCGAGCCGCAACGAGTCCGCAGGGTCCTTCCTTCGTTTTTTCGCTTTGGAGTCC